TTGGATGGATCTATATTAGGAATGTTATTCTACGAAGCTTCAACCCGAACCCGCCTATCATTCGAAACTGCTATGAAACGTCTGGGAGGGAATACGATTGGTTTTGCTGAAACTGAAACTAGTTCAGCCACTAAGGGAGAAAATTTAACTGATACAGTTCGAACTGTTGGAAAATATGCTGATGCCTTAGTCATACGCCATAATATGGAAGGAACAGCCCGTTATGTTGCGGAA
This Methanobacterium sp. DNA region includes the following protein-coding sequences:
- a CDS encoding aspartate carbamoyltransferase; amino-acid sequence: MGFELKNIISIKDFKKKDIEYILKLSEKMEPIAKSEEKSNILDGSILGMLFYEASTRTRLSFETAMKRLGGNTIGFAETETSSATKGENLTDTVRTVGKYADALVIRHNMEGTARYVAE